A genomic window from Solanum dulcamara chromosome 11, daSolDulc1.2, whole genome shotgun sequence includes:
- the LOC129873204 gene encoding pentatricopeptide repeat-containing protein At1g55890, mitochondrial-like: MSSSSTLYRRLHGIFAGNHKVTVKLKNENPKTTSLKSTKPKPELPEKQELQIIVDNFKKSSESPIFRNRYTNYRTAIRRLEYNSSFIEDIFEHQKQYPEISNEFFVCRLILLYGTAKMHEHARKLFDEMPNLKCQRTVFSFNALLEAYSRAEKYDIIRELFQELPEELSIEPDVVSYNTLIKALWKAGSLDSAVSVMDEMEKQGIIPDKVTFNTLLNAYYESKRFSEAEDLWVLMRKKNVVADLGSYTVRLRGLVGSNQVNEAIELFEEMGKKDIIPKAFNYNIMIKMYVDDRNWEEAKRWYVKMMENGRYPDNATFEMLISFACDKDNLDFALELCKKSIDSKVSIYNATMQRVVNVLAEHSKLEDAKELVNLAKAFKLSQSRPRPRYKLWLPSLQ; this comes from the coding sequence ATGTCGTCTTCTTCTACCCTTTATCGCCGGCTTCACGGGATCTTCGCCGGCAATCACAAAGTCACCGTCAAGCTGAAAAATGAAAACCCAAAAACAACCTCCTTAAAATCCACCAAGCCCAAACCCGAACTCCCCGAAAAACAAGAGCTTCAAATCATTGTTGACAACTTCAAAAAATCATCTGAATCCCCTATATTCCGAAACCGTTACACCAACTATCGAACCGCCATTCGCCGCCTTGAATACAATTCTTCCTTTATCGAAGACATTTTTGAGCACCAAAAACAATACCCAGAAATTAGCAATGAGTTCTTTGTCTGCCGTCTCATACTCTTATATGGTACAGCAAAAATGCATGAACATGCCCGTAAACTGTTCGACGAAATGCCAAACCTAAAATGTCAACGAACAGTTTTTTCTTTCAATGCCCTTTTGGAGGCCTACTCAAGGGCAGAGAAATACGATATAATCAGAGAATTGTTTCAGGAATTACCTGAGGAGCTATCAATAGAGCCTGATGTAGTGTCTTATAATACTTTGATTAAGGCATTATGGAAAGCTGGTTCTTTGGATTCTGCTGTCAGTGTAATGGATGAGATGGAAAAGCAGGGAATTATACCTGATAAAGTGACTTTCAATACGCTTTTGAACGCCTATTATGAAAGTAAAAGGTTTTCCGAAGCAGAAGATTTGTGGGTATTGATGCGAAAGAAGAATGTTGTTGCTGACTTGGGGAGTTACACCGTAAGATTACGAGGATTGGTTGGGAGTAATCAGGTTAACGAGGCGATTGAGCTGTTTGAGGAGATGGGGAAGAAAGACATCATCCCGAAAGCTTTCAATTATAACATTATGATCAAAATGTATGTGGATGATAGAAACTGGGAGGAGGCAAAAAGATGGTATGTGAAAATGATGGAAAATGGACGTTATCCGGATAATGCAACATTTGAGATGCTCATTTCTTTTGCTTGTGACAAGGATAATCTTGATTTTGCACTTGAGTTGTGTAAGAAATCTATTGATTCAAAAGTTTCTATCTATAATGCAACAATGCAGAGGGTAGTCAATGTCTTGGCTGAGCATTCTAAGCTTGAAGATGCAAAGGAGCTGGTGAACTTGGCCAAAGCATTTAAGCTATCCCAATCCCGACCACGACCCCGGTATAAACTTTGGTTGCCTTCACTTCAATAG
- the LOC129875160 gene encoding (-)-alpha-terpineol synthase-like, with protein sequence MLEGCLSTMDFRRSGNYKPSIWEDGYVQSRPNLYAEEKYCERAEKLKEEVRKMLEKTMTNSLEQLELIDILQRLGIYYHFEEEIDRVLKQIYVNYNKGDHHNEDYLYATALKFRLLRQQGYHVPQEIFCSFMNEEGKFKTALVEDTEGLLSLYEASYLSMEGENIMEKAQDFATRYLIESLAKKMDQNLGEQVRHALEMPVHWRMERLEARSFIEVYHKKENMNPLLLELAKLDYNMVQATYLEELKQMSRWDKNIKLVKKVSFVRDRLVEGFFWAVGFTPNPQFGYCRKFSTKLSVLLTTIDDIFDVYGTLDELELFTDIVDRWDINAIEQLPEYMKITFLALFNSMNELAYDILKEQGFSIISHIRKQWANLCKAYLLEVKWYQRRHTPSLNEFLGNAYITSTGPVLIMHAYLCITKPIKEEELDCLLHCPTIIYSPSLILRFLNDLETSPDETKKGDHLKSIQCYMHDSKSSEENARNYIKKLIDETWKKMNKDILKDRSFSKDFRRTSMNLARISQCIYQYGDGFGIPDRETKDRILSLFFEPIPLS encoded by the exons ATGCTTGAAGGTTGCCTATCAACTATGGATTTTAGGAGGTCAGGAAACTACAAACCTAGCATTTGGGAGGATGGCTATGTCCAATCACGACCCAACTTGTACGCT GAAGAGAAATATTGTGAACGAGCTGAAAAACTAAAAGAAGAAGTGAGAAAGATGTTGGAGAAAACAATGACAAACTCGTTGGAACAACTTGAGCTTATTGACATTTTGCAAAGACTTGGAATATACTATCACTTTGAGGAAGAAATTGATAGAGTATTGAAGCAAATATACGTTAATTATAATAAAGGAGATCACCATAATGAGGACTACTTGTATGCTACAGCTTTAAAATTCCGACTGCTTAGACAACAAGGGTATCATGTTCCTCAAG AGATATTTTGCAGTTTCATGAATGAGGAAGGAAAGTTCAAAACAGCCCTTGTGGAGGATACTGAAGGGCTATTGAGTCTGTATGAAGCTTCCTATCTTTCTATGGAAGGTGAAAATATTATGGAAAAGGCTCAAGATTTCGCCACTCGTTATCTCATTGAAAGCCTTGCGAAGAAGATGGATCAGAATCTTGGTGAGCAAGTAAGACATGCTTTAGAAATGCCAGTGCATTGGAGGATGGAGAGACTAGAAGCAAGATCGTTTATAGAAGTTTATCACAAAAAAGAGAACATGAATCCTCTTCTACTTGAACTTGCAAAGTTGGACTATAACATGGTGCAAGCTACATACTTGGAGGAACTAAAACAAATGTCAAG GTGGGATAAGAACATTAAACTTGTTAAGAAGGTGAGCTTTGTGAGGGACAGATTGGTGGAGGGCTTCTTCTGGGCTGTTGGTTTCACTCCTAATCCTCAGTTTGGATACTGCAGAAAGTTTTCAACAAAGCTTTCTGTTCTCCTCACGACAATTGATGACATCTTTGATGTTTATGGTACCTTGGATGAACTTGAGCTCTTTACTGATATTGTTGACAG ATGGGACATCAATGCAATAGAGCAACTACCTGAATACATGAAAATCACCTTCCTAGCTCTCTTCAACTCCATGAATGAACTGGCTTATGATATTCTCAAAGAACAAGGGTTCAGCATAATTTCACATATAAGGAAGCAG TGGGCTAACCTGTGTAAAGCTTACTTATTGGAAgtgaagtggtatcagagaagACATACACCAAGCTTGAATGAGTTCCTGGGAAATGCCTACATAACAAGCACCGGTCCTGTATTAATAATGCATGCTTATTTGTgcatcacaaaacccataaaggAGGAGGAATTGGATTGCTTACTGCATTGTCCTACCATCATTTACTCACCTTCGCTAATTCTTCGATTTTTAAATGACTTGGAAACTTCCCCT GATGAAACCAAGAAAGGAGATCATCTTAAATCGATCCAATGTTACATGCATGATTCTAAGAGTTCTGAAGAAAATGCTCGAAACTACATAAAGAAATTAATTGATGAGACCTGGAAGAAGATGAACAAAGACATACTAAAGGACCGATCCTTCTCAAAGGATTTTAGAAGAACTTCAATGAATCTTGCTAGGATTTCTCAATGCATCTACCAGTATGGAGATGGATTTGGTATTCCAGATCGTGAGACAAAGGATCGGATACTCTCCTTGTTCTTTGAACCCATTCCTCTTTCCTGA
- the LOC129875159 gene encoding uncharacterized protein LOC129875159: MLEKIGLPSKPSLRGNNWVVDASHCQGCSSQFTFINRKHHCRRCGGIFCNSCTQQRMVLRGQGDSPVRICEPCKRLEEAARFELRYGHKNRASKGSSRLASKSEDEVLNHLLGKERTSDVLSRDQQSASTASGSNVLDFSGKDEAGDGSSNQTEQQAEMGSTTPEELRQQAIEEKQNHRTLKAAGKPEEALRAFKRGKELERQAAALEVSLRKNRKRALSSSNVTEIQQDNDDGKASGRKNKLSSQITEEKDDLASELRDLGWSDMDLRSADKRPATMSLEGELSALLGEVSGKINPEKKIHGMGKSLVIAHKRKALQLKREGKLAEAKEELKKAKILEKQIEEQELLGDDEDSDDELSSLIRGLDSDKFDDLSTGYKPDSSYDFDNLLGTADDIGTDGNFEVTDDDMYDPEIAAALKSMGWTEDAAESEVSEKQFKPIDREVLLSEIQSLKREAVSQKRAGNTKEAMELLKRAKTLESEFEEQLNNGEEDVRKFVERKDKEHKVAPKSKSVIQRELLSIKKKALALRREGRLEQAEEELEKGKILEKQLEDIDNPPKFVQPIAGNKLDESIADVDDGDEEAEVTDQDLHDPAYLSLLNNLGWQDDEKANVPSVSFQGENSVSHLSESLTKEATSNIQARASKKSKGEIQRELLGLKRKALTLRRQGETEEAEELMKAAKMLEEQLAEIEESMSNPTKLNEQKERIAIDSPLDNPQFPPSDSLKSPIEDMESKVTRTPEKPEEISQSDEKPCISEVKTAQEVNSQLDQNSLRQDILARKRKAVALKREGKVAEAKEELRQAKLLEKHLEEEKTLSTSSSTVSAGPNTSHVGQKEISPNKFPNISQVGQKEVSPSSGPKPLSGRDRFKLQQESLSHKRQALKLRREGRTEEADAEFELAKAIESQLEEVSSQGTMKSTDPTAESAEDVSIEDFLDPQLFSALKAIGIADTSVVPRGPERQETKKPITGDTDKTGTMASQIPERPEPKLSEAPVSEESSNERKHLEERVKAEKLKALNLKRSGKQTEALDALRRAKMFEKKLNALAS, from the exons ATGTTGGAGAAGATCGGATTACCTTCAAAACCATCACTCAGAGGGAATAATTGGGTAGTTGATGCTTCTCATTGTCAAGGATGTTCTTCTCAGTTCACTTTCATCAATCGCAAG CATCACTGCCGGAGGTGCGGGGGCATTTTTTGCAATAGCTGTACCCAGCAAAGAATGGTGCTACGCGGACAAGGGGACTCACCAGTGCGTATATGTGAACCATGCAAAAGATTAGAAGAGGCTGCACGATTTGAATTGCGATATGGTCACAAAAATAGAGCGTCAAAAG GGAGCTCAAGACTTGCATCGAAGAGTGAGGATGAAGTTTTAAATCACCTTCTGGGTAAAGAAAGGACCTCAGATGTTCTTTCCCGTGATCAACAGTCAGCAAGCACTGCATCAGGTTCAAATGTTCTAGATTTCTCTGGTAAAGATGAGGCTGGAGATGGAAGCAGTAATCAGACGGAGCAGCAGGCTGAGATGGGTTCCACTACTCCTGAAGAATTACGTCAGCAAGCCATTGAAGAAAAACAGAATCATCGAACTCTAAAAGCTGCAGGTAAACCTGAAGAAGCTCTAAGGGCTTTTAAGAGGGGCAAAGAACTTGAAAGGCAGGCTGCTGCTTTGGAGGTTTCTCTGAGAAAAAATCGTAAAAGAGCATTGTCGTCCAGTAATGTCACTGAGATCCAGCAAGATAATGATGATGGCAAAGCGTCTGGTAGGAAAAATAAGCTCTCTTCTCAAATTACCGAAGAGAAGGATGATCTTGCTTCTGAACTCAGAGATCTGGGATGGTCAGATATGGATCTTCGTAGTGCTGACAAAAGGCCAGCAACCATGAGCCTTGAGGGTGAACTTTCTGCGCTACTTGGAGAAGTTTCTGGAAAGATTAATCCTGAAAAGAAAATTCATGGAATGGGCAAGTCACTGGTTATTGCTCATAAGAGAAAAGCACTCCAGCTGAAGCGGGAAGGGAAACTTGCTGAAGCCaaagaagaattgaagaaggCTAAAATTCTTGAAAAGCAAATAGAAGAGCAGGAACTATTGGGTGATGATGAAGATTCTGATGATGAGCTTTCTTCTTTAATACGTGGTCTGGATTCTGATAAATTTGATGATTTATCTACTGGATATAAACCAGATTCTAGTTATGATTTTGACAACCTTCTAGGAACTGCTGATGATATTGGTACAGATGGGAATTTTGAAGTAACTGATGATGACATGTATGACCCAGAAATAGCAGCTGCATTGAAGTCAATGGGCTGGACTGAAGATGCCGCCGAATCTGAGGTTTCAGAAAAGCAATTCAAACCTATCGATAGGGAAGTGCTACTAAGTGAAATTCAGTCGCTGAAAAGAGAAGCCGTTAGCCAGAAAAGGGCTGGTAATACTAAGGAGGCAATGGAACTGCTGAAGAGGGCAAAAACACTGGAGAGCGAGTTTGAAGAACAACTAAATAATGGTGAAGAGGATGTTAGAAAGTTCGTTGAAAGGAAGGACAAAGAGCACAAAGTAGCACCAAAGAGTAAGTCTGTGATCCAGAGAGAGCTTCTTAGTATTAAAAAGAAGGCTCTTGCTTTAAGAAGGGAGGGAAGGTTAGAACAGGCTGAAGAAGAACTGGAAAAAGGCAAGATTCTTGAGAAGCAACTTGAAGATATTGATAATCCACCAAAATTTGTGCAGCCTATTGCTGGGAATAAGCTGGATGAAAGTATTGcagatgttgatgatggagaTGAAGAGGCAGAGGTTACAGATCAAGACCTGCATGACCCAGCTTATCTTTCATTGCTTAATAATTTGGGCTGGCAGGATGATGAAAAAGCTAATGTTCCATCTGTGTCATTTCAAGGGGAAAATAGTGTTTCTCATCTTAGCGAGTCCCTAACTAAGGAAGCTACGAGTAACATCCAAGCTCGAGCATCTAAAAAAAGTAAAGGTGAAATCCAGAGGGAACTTCTGGGCTTGAAACGGAAGGCTCTCACATTGAGACGCCAAGGAGAGACCGAGGAGGCAGAGGAATTGATGAAAGCAGCTAAAATGTTAGAAGAACAATTGGCTGAAATTGAAGAATCTATGTCTAACCCAACTAAGTTAAATGAGCAGAAAGAACGTATAGCTATTGATTCTCCGCTTGACAACCCACAGTTTCCTCCATCTGATTCACTGAAGAGTCCAATTGAGGATATGGAAAGCAAAGTTACTCGTACTCCGGAGAAACCAGAAGAGATCTCTCAATCAGATGAGAAACCATGCATCTCTGAGGTAAAAACTGCCCAGGAAGTTAATTCTCAGCTTGATCAAAATTCCCTTCGTCAAGATATTCTGGCTCGCAAGAGGAAAGCAGTTGCCTTGAAGCGAGAAGGGAAAGTGGCAGAAGCCAAGGAGGAACTTCGACAGGCAAAACTCTTAGAGAAGCACCTTGAGGAGGAAAAGACTTTGAGTACTAGTAGTTCCACAGTCTCAGCAGGTCCTAATACCTCGCATGTTGGACAAAAGGAAATTAGTCCAAACAAATTTCCTAATATATCTCAAGTGGGACAGAAAGAAGTAAGTCCCAGCTCAGGTCCAAAGCCATTGTCTGGACGTGATCGGTTTAAATTGCAGCAAGAGTCTCTCAGCCACAAACGACAAGCACTTAAGTTGCGAAGGGAAGGTAGGACAGAAGAAGCCGATGCTGAATTTGAATTGGCAAAAGCTATTGAGAGCCAGTTGGAAGAAGTGTCTTCACAAGGTACAATGAAGTCTACTGACCCCACAGCTGAATCAGCAGAAGATGTCAGTATTGAGGATTTTCTTGATCCTCAGCTTTTCTCTGCTTTAAAAGCAATTGGAATTGCAGATACCTCTGTTGTACCCCGTGGCCCTGAAAGGCAGGAAACAAAAAAACCTATAACTGGCGATACTGATAAAACTGGCACTATGGCCTCTCAAATCCCTGAAAGACCAGAGCCAAAACTATCTGAAGCACCTGTATCTGAGGAATCTTCCAATGAGAGAAAGCATTTGGAAGAGCGGGTAAAGGCAGAGAAATTGAAGGCGTTAAACTTGAAACGTTCTGGAAAGCAGACAGAGGCCTTGGATGCCCTTCGAAGGGCTAAGATGTTTGAGAAGAAGTTGAACGCTTTAGCTTCGTAA